A stretch of the Oncorhynchus mykiss isolate Arlee unplaced genomic scaffold, USDA_OmykA_1.1 un_scaffold_195, whole genome shotgun sequence genome encodes the following:
- the LOC110513490 gene encoding uncharacterized protein LOC110513490 isoform X6 — protein MKQRHMRPTRTGQEARLNVSPVAVPRRLPWRRTAALVQVRDYFMLGAESSQTPGCGFRERGSIIEQLEKEAQRTLMPSLKIGTCCAPILLSFLRSLTDDQWRVIQHGMKNNLTFEQLSMLCLKIVKVVTQTALRILLPALARIMGVNLRSGATSPESQCSLTGSEDSLGSLDEREKRLLISEMNYWTKERRRNGSAGCRQKSTRRTSSPCCSPKRSQTSLQSLPATREAPLMEEPLKALFGVTEESLLISLVEGHSNHTSSELSCAIVGEVVHQLNSGLSVAIEASPGSCPPIDSQDIAAGKEVIRVASVQILAELQSQTSEPEWLGFIEPFMDPVTDDVLDAIVGTMDKMAQDFNILLDLAKKMTILGSKFLTNLQCDLDVECPSGKEGTTHFLKETGSSTSVVARKIQTLSSPDFQSKALKAVSTILTRKVSSSSGMAPSSRPSSAAPSLTEAPLNTSCTALTSVTSTATVIVKAFVGGMETIASFEGTCEAVDWPVPVNDHKTGSSQMITFSLTHTLYGRIRAKLRDLLTLSTREEGVAKDASLKESSDTLEKATVSTVEVQLPSTELSRVPRESQPIPALCLSNLDTSTQEVLSSVFSIYKSVIKSGE, from the exons GCTAAACGTAAGTCCAGTGGCTGTGCCAAGAAGACTTccgtggaggaggacagcagcattGGTGCAGGTCCGAGATTACTTCATGTTGGGTGCAG AGTCTTCTCAGACACCCGGGTGTGGTTTCCGGGAAAGGGGATCTATCATTgagcagctggagaaggaggctcaaaggactctaatgccttctctcaagattgggacatgctgtgccccaatcctcctctccttcctgaggagtCTAACTGATGA TCAATGGAGAGTGATTCAGCATGGCATGAAAAATAAC CTCACATTCGAGCAGCTCTCCATGCTGTGTCTGAAGATTGTTAAAGTCGTGACCCAGACAGCCCTCCGCATTCTCCTACCAGCGCTGGCTCGTATCATGGGGGTGAACCTGAGGAGTGGGGCAACCTCCCCAGAATCCCAGTGCTCTCTGACAGGGTCTGAGGATTCCTTAGGCagtctggatgagagagagaaaaggctgctgatcagtgagatgaactactggactaaggagaggaggaggaatggcagtgcaggatgccgccaaaaatccactcgcagaacctcatcaccatgctgttcgcctaagag GTCCCAGACCTCATTGCAGAGCTTGCCTGCAACTAGAGAGGCTCCCCTCATGGAGGAGCCTCTGAAGGCTCTTTTTGGGGTAACGGAAGAGAGCCTTCTGATATCCCTGGTTGAGGGTCACTCCAACCACACCTCCTCCGAGTTGAGCTGTGCTATCGTGGGGGAGGTGGTACACCAGCTTAACTCTGGCCTCTCAGTGGCCATTGAGGCCAGCCCGGGGAGTTGCCCCCCTATTGACAGTCAGGACATAGCAGCAGGCAAGGAGGTCATTCGGGTAGCCTCGGTGCAGATCCTGGCCGAGCTACAGAGCCAAACGTCTGAGCCAGAGTGGTTAGGGTTTATCGAGCCCTTCATGGACCCTGTGACCGATGATGTGCTGGATGCCATTGTCGGCACAATGGACAAAATGGCACAGGACTTCAACATCCTATTGGATCTGGCCAAGAAGATGACAATCTTGGGGTCTAAATTTCTGACCAATCTTCAATGTGACCTTGATGTTGAGTGTCCATCTGGGAAGGAAGGGACCACACACTTTCTCAAAGAGACTGGGTCCTCTACCAGTGTGGTGGCCAGAAAGATTCAGACCCTCTCTAGCCCCGACTTTCAGTCTAAAGCCCTGAAGGCGGTGAGCACCATCCTTACAAGGAAAGTCAGCAGCTCTTCTGGCATGGCTCCTTCCTCTAGGCCTTCTAGTGCTGCTCCTAGCCTTACTGAAGCCCCCCTGAATACCAGCTGcacagccctgacatctgtaacctccactgccacagtgattgttaaggcatttgtgggaggcatggagacgatagcatcatttgaaggcacatgtgaagcagttgattggccagttcctgtaaatgaccacaaaaCAGGATCTTCACAGATGATAACCTTCTCTCTAACCCACACACTCTACGGCCGTATACGAGCAAAGCTGAGGGACCTTTTAACTCTATCCACTCGAGAAGAAGGTGTGGCTAAGGATGCTTCTCTTAAGGAGTCTTCAGACACCCTGGAAAAGGCAACTGTTTCAACTGTTGAGGTCCAGTTACCCAGCACCGAACTTAGTAGAGTTCCCAGAGAGAGCCAACcaataccagctctctgtctctccaatctggataccagtactcaagaagttcttagcagtgttttttccatctacaagtcagttatcaaaagtggagagtaa
- the LOC110513490 gene encoding uncharacterized protein LOC110513490 isoform X8, giving the protein MKDETETHETNKNRTGGKAKRKSSGCAKKTSVEEDSSIGAESSQTPGCGFRERGSIIEQLEKEAQRTLMPSLKIGTCCAPILLSFLRSLTDDQWRVIQHGMKNNLTFEQLSMLCLKIVKVVTQTALRILLPALARIMGVNLRSGATSPESQCSLTGSEDSLGSLDEREKRLLISEMNYWTKERRRNGSAGCRQKSTRRTSSPCCSPKRSQTSLQSLPATREAPLMEEPLKALFGVTEESLLISLVEGHSNHTSSELSCAIVGEVVHQLNSGLSVAIEASPGSCPPIDSQDIAAGKEVIRVASVQILAELQSQTSEPEWLGFIEPFMDPVTDDVLDAIVGTMDKMAQDFNILLDLAKKMTILGSKFLTNLQCDLDVECPSGKEGTTHFLKETGSSTSVVARKIQTLSSPDFQSKALKAVSTILTRKVSSSSGMAPSSRPSSAAPSLTEAPLNTSCTALTSVTSTATVIVKAFVGGMETIASFEGTCEAVDWPVPVNDHKTGSSQMITFSLTHTLYGRIRAKLRDLLTLSTREEGVAKDASLKESSDTLEKATVSTVEVQLPSTELSRVPRESQPIPALCLSNLDTSTQEVLSSVFSIYKSVIKSGE; this is encoded by the exons GCTAAACGTAAGTCCAGTGGCTGTGCCAAGAAGACTTccgtggaggaggacagcagcattGGTGCAG AGTCTTCTCAGACACCCGGGTGTGGTTTCCGGGAAAGGGGATCTATCATTgagcagctggagaaggaggctcaaaggactctaatgccttctctcaagattgggacatgctgtgccccaatcctcctctccttcctgaggagtCTAACTGATGA TCAATGGAGAGTGATTCAGCATGGCATGAAAAATAAC CTCACATTCGAGCAGCTCTCCATGCTGTGTCTGAAGATTGTTAAAGTCGTGACCCAGACAGCCCTCCGCATTCTCCTACCAGCGCTGGCTCGTATCATGGGGGTGAACCTGAGGAGTGGGGCAACCTCCCCAGAATCCCAGTGCTCTCTGACAGGGTCTGAGGATTCCTTAGGCagtctggatgagagagagaaaaggctgctgatcagtgagatgaactactggactaaggagaggaggaggaatggcagtgcaggatgccgccaaaaatccactcgcagaacctcatcaccatgctgttcgcctaagag GTCCCAGACCTCATTGCAGAGCTTGCCTGCAACTAGAGAGGCTCCCCTCATGGAGGAGCCTCTGAAGGCTCTTTTTGGGGTAACGGAAGAGAGCCTTCTGATATCCCTGGTTGAGGGTCACTCCAACCACACCTCCTCCGAGTTGAGCTGTGCTATCGTGGGGGAGGTGGTACACCAGCTTAACTCTGGCCTCTCAGTGGCCATTGAGGCCAGCCCGGGGAGTTGCCCCCCTATTGACAGTCAGGACATAGCAGCAGGCAAGGAGGTCATTCGGGTAGCCTCGGTGCAGATCCTGGCCGAGCTACAGAGCCAAACGTCTGAGCCAGAGTGGTTAGGGTTTATCGAGCCCTTCATGGACCCTGTGACCGATGATGTGCTGGATGCCATTGTCGGCACAATGGACAAAATGGCACAGGACTTCAACATCCTATTGGATCTGGCCAAGAAGATGACAATCTTGGGGTCTAAATTTCTGACCAATCTTCAATGTGACCTTGATGTTGAGTGTCCATCTGGGAAGGAAGGGACCACACACTTTCTCAAAGAGACTGGGTCCTCTACCAGTGTGGTGGCCAGAAAGATTCAGACCCTCTCTAGCCCCGACTTTCAGTCTAAAGCCCTGAAGGCGGTGAGCACCATCCTTACAAGGAAAGTCAGCAGCTCTTCTGGCATGGCTCCTTCCTCTAGGCCTTCTAGTGCTGCTCCTAGCCTTACTGAAGCCCCCCTGAATACCAGCTGcacagccctgacatctgtaacctccactgccacagtgattgttaaggcatttgtgggaggcatggagacgatagcatcatttgaaggcacatgtgaagcagttgattggccagttcctgtaaatgaccacaaaaCAGGATCTTCACAGATGATAACCTTCTCTCTAACCCACACACTCTACGGCCGTATACGAGCAAAGCTGAGGGACCTTTTAACTCTATCCACTCGAGAAGAAGGTGTGGCTAAGGATGCTTCTCTTAAGGAGTCTTCAGACACCCTGGAAAAGGCAACTGTTTCAACTGTTGAGGTCCAGTTACCCAGCACCGAACTTAGTAGAGTTCCCAGAGAGAGCCAACcaataccagctctctgtctctccaatctggataccagtactcaagaagttcttagcagtgttttttccatctacaagtcagttatcaaaagtggagagtaa